DNA from Elusimicrobiota bacterium:
GGGGGTGTCGATCACGTTGGCCTTGGCCGCGCCGGCCTTGAAGCTCATCAAGGAGGAGCTCAAGGAGCAGTGCCGCTCCTTCTCGTCCTCGTTGTAGTCCGAGACCGTATTGCCGGCGTCCACGCTGCCCATCCGGGGGATGGCGCCCGCGGCGCAGAGCATGGCCTCGGCCAAAGAGGTCTTGCCGCAGCCGGAATGGCCGGCGAGAATGAAGTTCCTGATGTTCTTGGTTTCGACGTTGGACATGGCGGGTTCCTCGGACTCCGGAGAATCTGGTCTTCCGGGCGCGGGCGCGATGGGGCCCCGCCCCCCTGGGACACATACTGGACGGAGAATTAGAATATAGCATAAGACGGCCCGGTGTTGAGCCGCCCGAGGCTCCCGCGCCGGGTTCGCCAAGGCCGGCTATTTCTGCCATAATATCGCGTCGCATGAACCCGATCACCCTCGGCCGGCGTCTGCGGCTCGCGCTCCTGCTCCTCGCGCTCTACCCCGCCGCGGCGCGGGCCGACCAGCTCCTGCTCAAGAACGGCCGGACCATGGAAGGCATCATCCGCGGCGAGGACGCCGTCGAGGTGACCCTGGACTTCGGCTACGGGACCACGACTCTGCAGAAGGCGGACATCGCGTCCATCCGCCGCTCCACCCCGAAGCAGCGCCGGGCTCTGGAGCGCCGCCTCCTGGGCGTGGCCGCCAAGTCCGGCTCCATCGCGGCGCCCGCGGGCGCCGAGGAGCTCTCCCGCCTGCTGGAAGCGGCCCGGCGCGGCCGGGAAGAGGCCCAGGACGCGCGCCGCGAGCGCGAGCAGATCCTGGACGAGCAGGCCGAACTCGCCGAGCAGGCGCGCGAGCTGCGCGGCCGCCAGCCCCGGCTGGCCGCGGCGCTGGGCTCCGCCAACCCCAACAACCGGCGCGACTACAACTCGCTGGTCGGAGAGGTCAACGCCGTCAACGCCGGCCTGTCGGCCAACGCCTACCAGGTCGAGGAGGCGGGCCGCAAGCTCGAGGCGGGCGAGGCCGCGCTGGGCAAGTACCTCGGCGACTACAGCGCCCTGCGCCGCTACTCGGCCGCCAACCTCCAGCGCCTGCGCGCCGGCGCGCCGGACGAGGCGGCCAAGGTCTTCTACGAGGACGCGGCCCGGGAGCTCGCCGAGATGGCCGCGGAATTCAACAAGCAGGCGGTGCCCTCGCGGCGCGTGGGCGCGCATCTGATCGTGGACGTGGTCTTCAACGGCAAGGTGACCGTGCCGCTGCTGGTGGACACGGGCGCCAGCCAGACCGTGATCTCGCCCGAGGTGGCGGCCGAGGTGGGCCTGGAGGGAGGCGAGGTGGTGCACTCCACGGTGGCCGACGGCCGGCAGGTGGAAGGCCGGCTGATCGTCGTGGATTCCCTGGCCGTGGGCGACGCGCGCGTGGAGAAGACGCCGGTGATCGTGATCGCCGCGCCCGGCCCGGACGCGAAAGGCCTGCTGGGGATGTCGTTCTTGAAGAACTTCATGGTCCAGCTGGACCTGCCCAACAGCAAGCTCATCCTGGAAAGCCTGGCCCCGGCGGCCCCGGCCAAGCGCTAGAGCGCCCTAGGGTACGAAGGGAGGCTGCAGCAGCCAGCCGCGCTCGCGGGCCTTGCCGCGCAGAGGCTCGCGGCCGAAATCCACCACCAGGCGCTCGCCCTGGGAAAGCTCGAGCATCTGCGTGTCCGAGTTGCTGTCCCCCCCGGCCAGCAGGCTCGGCCGGCCCGCCAGGCGCAGGATGGTGTCGGCCTTGCCCTGGCCCCAGGTGCGCTGGGTCAGCAGCGTGGTGAGCCGGCCGCGGCGCAGGCGCACGCGCACGCCGTGCGCGCGTTCGGGCGGGATGCCGGCCAAGGCCGCGAAGCGCGCCACGATCCATTCGGCCGTGGCGCTGACGATGCGCACCTCCCAGCCGGCCTCCTGCAGGCGGCGCACCAGGTCGAACATCTCCTTGTGCGGCCGGATGCCCGAGGCGATCTTGACCGGGCTCGGATCGCCGTCGAAGCCGGCGATGAGCTCCTCGCCCAAGGGCTTGGCCAGCTCCTCGGCTATGGTCTCATCGGCGAAGCGCTCCAGCTCGCCCGGCGAGAAGCCGACCATGAGCTGGACCAGCCAGCCGTAGTCCAGGCCGAGGCCCGGGCCCTCCTTCTTCACGCGCTCGTAGACCTCGTGGAAGTGCTTGCGATAGCGGCGGTACTCCGGGGTCCGCTGCGCCTGGGCCAGCGGCAGCTTGGCGATGGCCTCGTAGTCCGCGCGCAGGGCGTCGCGGCCGAACTCCTTGGGGATGAAGCCCCAGAACTTGTCGCCTTGCTCGAACTTGAAGGCCAGCTCCTTGATCGCGCGGTAGAACACGGCCTCGCCGATGTCGTTGCGGATCATGGTGTTGTCCCAGTCGAAGGTGGCCAGGGGCGGACGCTTGGGGTCGTAGCCGGGGGCGCCCCGGCCGTGCTCGCGGATGAGGCGCTCCAGGCGCGCCTTGTTCTCGGGCAGCCAGGAGCCGGGCTCCAAGACGCTGGGCTTGGCCAAAGAAACGGCCGCGGGCGCAGCCGCGGTCTGCCCCTTGACCCAGAGGCTGAACGCGGTGGGCAAGGTGAGGACCTTGTGGTCCATGACCGGGTGCTCGGTCCAGAGCCAGTCGCCGGGGTCCGGCACGGTCTGGATGCGTCCCACGCGCGAGAGCCCCAGGGCCTCGGCGCCCTGCATGAGGCGCACGTCGCCTGCGCGCAGCACGAGCACCATGTCGCCGGGCCGCAGGAGGCGGTCCAGCATGCGGCCGAGGAGCTCGGGATGGTCCTGCGCGTAGCGCCAGAAGTCCTTGAGCACCAGGACGCGCGGGCCGGCGATGGCGTCTACCTTCCGGGCGTAGTCCTCGAGCCGGCGCACGTCGAGGACCTCCTGGTTGAGGAGGTTCCGGTCCAAAGCCGAGACGTCGAGCCCCAGAACTTTCTCGGCCATGGCGCGGCCGCGGCGGAAGTCGTCAGGGTCGTGCTCGATGGGGAAGGTGGGGCGCAAGAGCGCGGGCACCGCGTCCGGGCCCATGAAGGGGTAGATGAAGGCCGCGTCCTTGGGCAGGTTGGCCGAGACCTCGGCCATGAGGTCGCGGTAATCGAGGAGCTTGCGCTTGGCCCAGGCCTCGCGCTCCTGGTCCGCCTCCGGCACCGCTTGGAGGCCGATCTTGGCATAGCGCGCGAAAGCGGCTTCGCCGGCCGCGTAGAGCCTGCCCAAGGCCGAGGTCTGTCCGGGAGGAGCGAACTCGGGGAGTATTGGAGCGGCCGAGCCGTCGAAGACCCGTCCCAGAGCCGCGGGGAGCTGGGCCGGCTCGGGCGTCGCCAGCGCCGCGGCGGCCGGGGCCATGGCCGGCAGCGGGGCGATG
Protein-coding regions in this window:
- a CDS encoding retroviral-like aspartic protease family protein, with the protein product MNPITLGRRLRLALLLLALYPAAARADQLLLKNGRTMEGIIRGEDAVEVTLDFGYGTTTLQKADIASIRRSTPKQRRALERRLLGVAAKSGSIAAPAGAEELSRLLEAARRGREEAQDARREREQILDEQAELAEQARELRGRQPRLAAALGSANPNNRRDYNSLVGEVNAVNAGLSANAYQVEEAGRKLEAGEAALGKYLGDYSALRRYSAANLQRLRAGAPDEAAKVFYEDAARELAEMAAEFNKQAVPSRRVGAHLIVDVVFNGKVTVPLLVDTGASQTVISPEVAAEVGLEGGEVVHSTVADGRQVEGRLIVVDSLAVGDARVEKTPVIVIAAPGPDAKGLLGMSFLKNFMVQLDLPNSKLILESLAPAAPAKR